One window from the genome of Candidatus Delongbacteria bacterium encodes:
- a CDS encoding aminopeptidase P N-terminal domain-containing protein, with protein MHAEFRARFFEAMGDGVALLAAPGEVLRNHDTEYRYRPESAFWQLTGLDEPDAVAVLWKRGRERRFLLFVRPRDPQLEMWSGRRLGPEGARRELGAQEAHPLAEFPTRLDDLLKGHTRLFLPLDGGALQVQVLGALNRLVRRRKQPGALPEEVRDVKRVLAELRLRKTPPELARMEHASRITGEAFREVFRHTRPGVAEYQLRAVFPYIYGVLGGDWAFETIVAAGANACTLHYVSCRDTLQDGQLVLFDAGAELDYYAADVTRTIPVNGRFSKDQELLYRLVLKAHQAAVAAAAPGVPVDDVHAAAVRETTEGLLQLGLLKGRLETNLKKQAHKRWFPHGTSHWLGLDVHDAGDYALDHGPRLLEEGMVITVEPGLYLPADDKKVPERFRGIGIRIEDDVLITAGGRRVLTEGIPRDPREIEAAMQSRPKYLKALPGLK; from the coding sequence ATGCACGCAGAGTTCCGGGCCCGCTTCTTCGAGGCCATGGGCGACGGCGTCGCCCTGCTGGCCGCTCCCGGGGAGGTCCTGCGCAACCACGACACGGAGTACCGCTACCGGCCGGAGAGCGCCTTCTGGCAGCTGACGGGCCTGGACGAGCCCGACGCCGTGGCCGTGCTCTGGAAGCGCGGTCGCGAGCGGCGCTTCCTGCTCTTCGTGCGCCCGCGGGATCCCCAGTTGGAGATGTGGAGCGGCCGGCGGCTGGGGCCGGAGGGTGCCCGGCGGGAACTGGGCGCCCAGGAGGCCCATCCCCTGGCCGAGTTTCCCACCCGCCTGGACGACCTGCTCAAGGGCCACACCCGCCTCTTCCTGCCGCTGGACGGCGGCGCATTGCAGGTCCAGGTGCTGGGCGCGCTGAACCGCCTGGTGCGGCGTCGCAAGCAGCCGGGCGCGCTGCCCGAGGAAGTGCGCGACGTGAAGCGCGTGCTGGCCGAGCTGCGCCTGCGCAAGACCCCGCCGGAGCTGGCGCGGATGGAGCACGCCTCGCGGATCACGGGCGAGGCCTTCCGCGAGGTCTTCCGCCACACCCGCCCGGGCGTGGCCGAGTACCAACTGCGGGCCGTGTTCCCCTACATTTACGGCGTGCTGGGCGGCGACTGGGCCTTCGAGACCATCGTGGCCGCGGGCGCCAACGCCTGCACGCTGCACTACGTCAGTTGCCGCGACACCTTGCAGGACGGCCAGCTCGTGCTCTTCGACGCGGGCGCGGAGCTGGACTACTACGCGGCCGACGTCACCCGCACCATTCCGGTCAACGGCCGCTTCAGCAAGGACCAGGAGCTGCTCTACCGCCTCGTGCTCAAGGCCCATCAGGCCGCCGTGGCCGCCGCCGCCCCGGGCGTGCCCGTGGACGACGTGCACGCCGCCGCCGTGCGCGAGACCACCGAGGGCCTGCTGCAGCTGGGCCTGCTCAAGGGCCGGCTGGAGACGAATCTCAAGAAGCAGGCGCACAAGCGCTGGTTCCCCCACGGCACCTCGCACTGGCTGGGCCTGGACGTGCACGACGCCGGCGACTACGCCCTGGACCACGGGCCGCGCCTGCTGGAGGAGGGCATGGTGATCACGGTGGAGCCGGGTCTCTACCTGCCCGCCGACGACAAAAAGGTGCCCGAGCGCTTCCGCGGGATCGGGATCCGCATCGAGGATGACGTGCTGATCACGGCTGGCGGCCGCCGGGTGCTGACCGAGGGCATTCCCCGCGACCCGCGCGAGATCGAGGCCGCCATGCAGTCCCGGCCCAAGTACCTGAAGGCCCTGCCCGGGTTGAAGTAG
- a CDS encoding NAD-dependent epimerase/dehydratase family protein, producing the protein MRFVLTGATGFLGSALLERLLREGESVLALGRDPERLRRALPAGVAVAAFDLEAPQAPAGLLPGDVLIHCAALLGNAEADRETYLRCNTESVLVLARAAREAGAALFQFISSVSACGPTGSAGQPLRAESPFRPASVYGESKARAEGQLATLTGLRVQVLRPPVIYGPGANRHSSASKVFRLLQGPLFFRRGGGHHFFNVMARENLVDAQLFLARRALAGAPPPPAIQPSGPPVADTWMLRDDPCPSMRQLQEWIVEVYGRRPLILPLPWCLLAGLGIVGDGLRTRGRAFPFSREIARGFGTSGYYSDISPLRAAGWTPPLEARAAIQRTARAYLAAHAATSAQ; encoded by the coding sequence ATGCGCTTCGTGCTGACCGGCGCCACGGGCTTTCTGGGCAGCGCCCTGCTGGAGAGACTGCTGCGGGAGGGCGAGTCCGTCCTGGCCCTGGGGCGCGACCCGGAGCGGCTGCGGCGCGCGCTGCCCGCCGGCGTGGCGGTGGCGGCCTTCGACCTGGAGGCTCCCCAGGCCCCGGCGGGCCTGCTGCCCGGCGACGTGCTGATCCACTGCGCGGCCCTGCTGGGCAACGCCGAGGCCGACCGCGAAACCTACCTGCGCTGCAACACCGAATCCGTCCTGGTGCTGGCCCGGGCCGCCCGGGAGGCGGGCGCCGCGCTGTTCCAGTTCATCAGCTCCGTCTCCGCCTGTGGGCCCACGGGCTCGGCCGGACAGCCGCTGCGCGCGGAGAGCCCCTTCCGGCCGGCCTCCGTCTACGGCGAGAGCAAGGCCCGGGCCGAGGGGCAGCTGGCCACCCTGACCGGCCTGCGCGTGCAGGTGCTGCGCCCGCCCGTGATCTACGGCCCGGGGGCCAATCGCCACAGCTCGGCCTCCAAGGTCTTCCGCCTGCTGCAGGGACCGCTGTTCTTCCGCCGGGGGGGCGGGCACCACTTTTTCAACGTGATGGCCCGGGAGAACCTGGTGGATGCCCAGCTCTTCCTGGCCCGGCGCGCGCTGGCCGGCGCGCCTCCTCCTCCTGCCATCCAGCCGAGCGGACCCCCTGTGGCCGACACCTGGATGCTGCGCGACGATCCCTGCCCCAGCATGCGCCAACTGCAGGAGTGGATCGTGGAGGTCTATGGCCGGCGGCCGCTGATCCTGCCCTTGCCCTGGTGCCTGCTGGCCGGTCTGGGCATCGTGGGGGACGGACTGCGCACCCGGGGCCGGGCCTTTCCCTTCAGCCGGGAGATCGCCCGGGGCTTCGGCACCAGCGGGTATTACTCCGACATCAGTCCGCTGCGCGCCGCCGGCTGGACTCCCCCGCTGGAGGCCCGGGCGGCCATCCAGCGCACGGCCCGGGCCTATCTGGCGGCCCATGCGGCGACCTCCGCGCAATAA
- a CDS encoding sigma-70 family RNA polymerase sigma factor produces MTDAELIQAWRDGGTWAMTRLVERWRGPLYGYLLKYTGRPADAEDLFQDTWVRVLGALPRYEERQQFKALLFTVASRLAIDHARLRGRQRSRHVEEQDDEPLLETLPAGLDSCPEWRLAERQRGETLRRAIDALPDVQRQVVLLRLEAELSFQEIAAAQDAPLGTVLPRMHRAVKSIRRYFKERGHELP; encoded by the coding sequence ATGACCGACGCCGAACTCATCCAAGCCTGGCGCGACGGAGGCACCTGGGCCATGACCCGGCTGGTGGAGCGCTGGCGCGGCCCCTTGTACGGGTATCTGCTGAAGTACACGGGTCGACCGGCGGACGCCGAGGACTTGTTCCAGGACACCTGGGTGCGGGTGCTGGGCGCCCTGCCGCGCTACGAAGAGCGCCAGCAGTTCAAGGCCCTGCTGTTCACGGTGGCCTCGCGGCTGGCCATCGACCACGCCCGCCTGCGCGGCCGCCAGCGCTCCCGGCACGTGGAGGAACAGGACGACGAGCCGCTGCTGGAGACCCTGCCCGCCGGTCTGGACAGCTGCCCGGAATGGCGCCTGGCGGAGCGCCAGCGGGGCGAGACCCTGCGCCGGGCCATCGACGCGCTGCCCGATGTCCAGCGTCAGGTGGTGCTGCTGCGGTTGGAGGCGGAACTGAGTTTCCAGGAGATTGCCGCAGCCCAGGACGCGCCCCTGGGCACGGTGCTGCCGCGCATGCACCGCGCAGTGAAGAGCATCCGGCGTTACTTCAAGGAGCGTGGCCATGAGTTGCCCTGA